Below is a window of Osmia bicornis bicornis chromosome 8, iOsmBic2.1, whole genome shotgun sequence DNA.
taatttcaattcaaagTGACTAATCAGTGAAGTTTCATACACTGTACATTACACAATTCATTTCGGACTTTGGGAGTTTCTTTGTATTCTCATTGTAAAacacattttttataaaccatcaaatttattttcatagtTTTTTAACAATCCTGAAACGGAAGTGATCCACTTTTTTGCACTGCTGTTGGAGAGCACTCTAACATCTGTTTCCAAATTCTATTTTCTTGACTAATTTATTTGACCCTTCAGCTGCTACAAAGTTACTTAAGTAACTGCTTGTTTTATTCAGCAGAAGTCTTCGGAAAAAGATACTTGttaactaataataaatagaattaatAAGGGCAGCTAAGAATTCCTACATTTTACCTTTCATACTAACTCTGGCTGCTACAAAATAAGTAAAACGTTTGTTGTtcaattgttataaaattgagaaaatactTAATCACGTtcttgaaataatgaaataaatctcACAAGGATGAACGTCCTTCGCAGCTGAGGGATTAAAGAAAGATGATAACTGAAGCACAACTTAAACCAACTTAAAGTTGACAAAGTGTTCGccatgaatgtacatatactcCCAATGATCCGTAACAGTCTGTAGTCTTCAGCGTTATTAATTCTAGTCTTTCTCATCAGGAGAATTCTCCGGTATGCTGTAATATCGCGAAAGAAACAATTCCATAAACAAAAACGTCAGGTAAAACCTTGATGTAGCTCGTAAGGATGTGGATACAATAAAGAATGTGAGATCAACCATAACTTAGGATCGCGTCAATTTGCGTGACGAATAAGCAAATTTGGAATAACCAGAATAAATGTCAACTTATGGAAATGCTTCTGTGATAATCTTCTtacgaatgaaaaaaagaaaaagactgATTAAGAAGACCATGTTCTATGTCGCCCTGTTTACAGAAAAGTTCACGAGAACGTAAAATCCTTATTCGTAGATACTTTCACAACTCGTCCTTGCCTGGTGATTCCTATATCGTACACGATGTGAAGacgatttttataaaaaaaaaatacaataccCACCAGTTTCCAATTTTTGGACAAAGACTATAAGAAACGTGAGTCTTTTCGATCAAATAATTGATGCTCGCGTATCCACGTTTTCCTACccttcaaataaaattaacttaAATCTATCCAAAGTTTCTTGCACGGTCTTATATACactgaataaaaaattcaataaatctATATTCGATGTTACATTAtcgcaaaagaaaaataaattacggTTTCTAACGAGTACAAAAATAGAgatggaaattttcaaaagaacaGTTTTGGGAATTGTGAGAACAGGAACAGAAAAAGTGATTGTACGACATCGAAGCAATACAACGTTGTGAAACATAATTACAATACGCATAATTATCACGAACCTACTGTGACTAGGATTCAGTTCGATTTGACGCGATCttcgatataaaaaaaaagcaacACGTGTATTAAACGTGTCAACGACTTGGTGCAttcgataaaaatttgatGAGAAAGTAAATCACTACGTTATTATTAAGAGGTAACAATCGTTCCCCTTTGTTAATCTAACGAACGCTGTATGCACATTGTGTTAATAAAGAACTATGAGTCTGAAacgaataaatcaaatcaGCCTCATTcctgtgaaataaaatattgtttattagAGCTTTAGTGaaatatatacaattaatGCAATTAATGCAAATAACACATTATACAGTGTACAAAGGGCTACTCCTTAATAAGTATGTAGTTACAGTTATACCCGTTATCTTAATTCGCAAAGTAACTCATACGCGTGTAGAGAAAAAGAATGTTAGAATTTGttctaaaataataagaaCGATTAAACAACTAGGAAAATTAATGTTTCCTTCGCTTATCACGATCATCTCTCCGTTGTTCATCTTTACGTTTTGTCGTGGTGGTAGTTGAACTGCTAGCACGCTTAGCTTGTTTCAAGAATTGATCCAAACCGAAAGGATCTTCTTCATCTTTCTCAAACTGTACTGGTCCAGAGCGTGTGTTTGATCTGTCAGTTCCACTGAACTCTTTGTCCGGAACGAATCTAACAGaacaaagtaaaaaattaaaatacacgTTACAAGcgaatattagaaaattatacaGACCTATTTGTCTTGACGAGTTTCTCCAGATCATCTCCGTAGGTGTCTTTATCGATATTTTTACTAGGACGGTATATATGAGAACCAATGGAATTAGAATCTTTCCATGGTTTATCGTAAACGTTGTACTCGTCGTCGTGACCATAACCACTATCCATTCCTTTGCTAGTATTAAACAGTCGTTGATCGAACTGTGCCTCCCCGCTATTAGGAATACTTTTCGCTGGTAAACCAAGTGCTATCTGTTCGCTAATATCTCTTTCACGTTCACGTTGTAGTCTGGAACGTTTATCAGGTGCCGCACGCGCCAAATTGCGTTCACGAGCACGATCTTTGTGCCTTTCTTGCCTAAGTTGATCTCTTTCACGCGAGTCCTCTGATTTTTCTAAGTAACACATCGTTAAATTTTCAACTGCCTTAAAGTAATTAATGCAACGTGCATAAAGTTTCTATACAAACCTAATGCGGCAGATTTCAAACCAGCACGCTCTTCTCTGGCTTTTTGTGCCAGCTGTCTCAAATggtcttctttcttttctttttccttttgaGCCAATTTCTTTTCAAGCTGTGCTCGCATTTCTACCGCCTCACGAGCTTTTCTATCAGCGATATAAAGAGCTTCGGCTAACTTGGCAAAATTTTCGTTAATGTGAACTTGCTGCAATCCGCGACCGTCTGCAGCTAGACGTTTATCAAGAGGAATCGTGTAGCCCTAAAATCAGTGTTTTTTCTCAAAGTTTCGTTCAGTTACATTTGAAACAATTTACTTACCTTTGCGTTTTTCCAATTACTGATACAAGGTGGTATTTTCCATTCTTTCTGTTCCTTCACTGTAACTTTTCTCGTAGGAGAATGCATAACGGGTGCCGGAGGTGAAGGAGGTCCTCTCGGTATTTTCTTgttaattctgaaattaaagAATCCTAAATTATTCACAACATAATAAATGTCTGTTACTCAGAACACAATTTCTTTAGTGTTAATctgcaaaatattttcgttattACAAAACCCACTTGAATTTTGGTGGTTCTAATGGATCTACTTGAGCTTCTACCATTCTAATAACTCTCTGTTTAGCCCCAGAATTAAAAGATTGTCCTTGCTGCGAAGGTGTATATCGAATATATTGTGCAGGTGCTTGTTTCTCAGCACATCTCACTGGCATGGCTGCAGCAATTTTTGAtcttgttattttttctaaaGCTTTTCTGGTTTTTTCTGTAAGTTCGTCAGTTTCTTCGGTAGATGGACGTTGCAGAGTAGGATCCTCTTCACTAGTTATTTCTGAGGGTAATAGATCACTTAGTTTGCTATAGACAATCTGaaaaacaatagaaataatatatatacCAAATGTCAGTATCTATATTCATTGTAGTTCATCAAATTACCTTGTCCTTAGAGTGGCCTTGTCTAGCAATTACATCATATTTTACTTTTCCTTGAGCATCAAGTTGTACTGCCAAAGCATTACTGGTGGattcttttcctttcattCCCATCCCCAATGGATATTGAGCCACATGAATTTCTGGAAATGCTCCACCATCTCCAAAATCCTAGATATTATATATGAGTCTTTATATGTTTGTTTAGAAAGTGTATTTAATACGCATAGGTAAAAACAGATAGTTTTATACAACATGAAAgaataatgttattgtaaCTTACTTCTGGGTTTCTGGGCACCCATCCTTTACGTTGTCCATACGGTGGAGCAGTAACAACAGCTTTGACCAAAGCTGATACAGGTCTTTGACGTAATTTTTGTTCACGCGCTTCATCTTCCCTGTCCCACACCACTTGCGAGGGTGCAGGTAACAAACTATAAGAAAGaggtaataattattattttaaactaCTATGGAGTAAACGTACAgtgattataaaaatgaaatgcaCATATTTGTGAGTAAACTAacaagataataaataaaattaaagcattattatatttcgttTTGGTTAACAAGTACGCGTCAATTTTACCACAGCAACTACAATGCACCTGCTAAAGAAAACTATCCttctattattactattaataGACAAACTCTATTAGATAATGCAGAAAGTCTGAAACTGATAGTTTTCtatacaataaagaaaataaaagccAAATAATTATCACAAACAACTAACCTTGTCAGCGACATTTTGTTAATCTTCAAACAGTGATGCCATCTACAAACCTATATTAGAAAGTCGCTACAAGATCAGTGACTATAGTATAGTCACGTATAGTCTCGATAGCGTTGCAATTAGCTAGTTGTAGTCTAGAGGGACGCCGAGCGTGATGGAGGGAAACTCATAAAAATTCTTGAAAGAACATCACCGCATCTACCGTTTACTTTAATGTCCGCAAAATTATCTGCTCTGGTTTTACCAATATTCAATATGGCTATAGGTAATCCAGCGTTCTTGGCTTGCAATACTATGCGATAACCAGAGAATGTAGTTAATGTACTTCCTAAAACCAGTAGGGAATCTGAATGTTTCACATTGTATTTCACACTTTCTACTATTTGACGTGGTACATTATCACCGAAAAAGATGATATCAGGTTTCAGAATGCCACCACAGTTTTCACAGGATGGAACATTAAAACCATCCACTTGTTCCTGTCAAAATTTACATTCAATTGTTTTGAATTCTGACAATCATCTAGCATTTGGATTTGTCTATTGCTTACCTGTGATAGATCTACATCCCCATCAGGTCTTATCATTTGAGTAGTTACTGTCATATTTGGATTCATGTGATCAAGAATATCTTGTAGATGATACCTACATATTCTTTGGTCACAATTAAGACACATTACTTTAAATGCAGTTCCATGTAATTCAATGACTCTCCTGCTACCAGCTTTTGTATGTAAATTGTCCACATTTTGGGTAACAATGCATCTTACTTTATTTGCATTTTCTAATTCCTTTAATATCTCATGAGTAATATTTGGTTTCACAGATGAAAACctataattttaacaatttcaagGTACTGCAAATTGTAACTTTATCGCTGtttttataaagaataaaCTACAACCTTGGCCAACCAACATAATTTCTAGCCCAATAACGTTGTCTAATGGTTTCACTTGCACAAAAGTCTTTATATAACACAGGTCTTCTAGTACTTCTTGCATAAAGTCCAACACCTTCTGATCTATAATCAGGAATTCCACTTTCTGTAGAAATTCCTGCTCCTGTTaagatacatattttattGTGGCTATTGATGAATTCTTTTAATCTCAATACATCTGGATCTTTTACTGGTTTACATTTCGGtacaaatgaaaaatctgaaaagtTTGCCTTAGCTGCAAAATGATATgcattaatataataaaacataaagtaataatacaaattaacaaatattttaaatggtGACATTCAAATGACTTACATAATaatgttttcattttaattgtaattttgtaCTGCCCCGTACAAATGAAACtcatttctttattaagaacaacattatttataacaataatattttagaaaatcgTTCGTGGCGCCATCTATTTAAAAACGAATGACATTCTTtgcataccgacattatgCCATTCggggtgtcaaggaccccgATGCATCAGTGGTACTCTACATACCGACCTGGTATCGTTGTGGGGTTCtaaggaccccgaagcatCATCGATTTTCCATACTAAAATTATATGCACTTGGGATCCTAAGGACCCCAAAGCATTATCGATTCTGCATACGAAAATTATATGCGCTTGGGATCCTAAGGACCCCAAACCATTACCGATTCTGCATACCAAAAATATACGCACTTGGGATCCTAACGACCCCAAAGCATTTTCGATTCTGCATACCAAAATTATATGCACTTGGGATCCTAAGGACCCCAAGCACTTTCGATTCTGCATACCAAAAATATACGCACTTGGGATCCTAACGACCCCAAAGCATTTTCGATTCTGCATACCAAAATTATATGCACTTGGGATCCTAAGGACC
It encodes the following:
- the LOC114877685 gene encoding puff-specific protein Bx42 — encoded protein: MSLTSLLPAPSQVVWDREDEAREQKLRQRPVSALVKAVVTAPPYGQRKGWVPRNPEDFGDGGAFPEIHVAQYPLGMGMKGKESTSNALAVQLDAQGKVKYDVIARQGHSKDKIVYSKLSDLLPSEITSEEDPTLQRPSTEETDELTEKTRKALEKITRSKIAAAMPVRCAEKQAPAQYIRYTPSQQGQSFNSGAKQRVIRMVEAQVDPLEPPKFKINKKIPRGPPSPPAPVMHSPTRKVTVKEQKEWKIPPCISNWKNAKGYTIPLDKRLAADGRGLQQVHINENFAKLAEALYIADRKAREAVEMRAQLEKKLAQKEKEKKEDHLRQLAQKAREERAGLKSAALEKSEDSRERDQLRQERHKDRARERNLARAAPDKRSRLQRERERDISEQIALGLPAKSIPNSGEAQFDQRLFNTSKGMDSGYGHDDEYNVYDKPWKDSNSIGSHIYRPSKNIDKDTYGDDLEKLVKTNRFVPDKEFSGTDRSNTRSGPVQFEKDEEDPFGLDQFLKQAKRASSSTTTTTKRKDEQRRDDRDKRRKH
- the LOC114877686 gene encoding NAD-dependent protein deacylase Sirt4, with translation MSFICTGQYKITIKMKTLLSKANFSDFSFVPKCKPVKDPDVLRLKEFINSHNKICILTGAGISTESGIPDYRSEGVGLYARSTRRPVLYKDFCASETIRQRYWARNYVGWPRFSSVKPNITHEILKELENANKVRCIVTQNVDNLHTKAGSRRVIELHGTAFKVMCLNCDQRICRYHLQDILDHMNPNMTVTTQMIRPDGDVDLSQEQVDGFNVPSCENCGGILKPDIIFFGDNVPRQIVESVKYNVKHSDSLLVLGSTLTTFSGYRIVLQAKNAGLPIAILNIGKTRADNFADIKVNGRCGDVLSRIFMSFPPSRSASL